A portion of the Canis lupus baileyi chromosome 6, mCanLup2.hap1, whole genome shotgun sequence genome contains these proteins:
- the GPR25 gene encoding probable G-protein coupled receptor 25: protein MRPSEPWSAGSAGTAPADYSGSGWGWGAGAPEPCAAPELPHGRALLPALYLLAFAVGLPGNAAVLWLLAGRRGPRRLVDTFALHLAAADLGLLLPLPLWALAAARGGRWPFGAALCRLSGFALAATRCAGALLQAGLSLGRYLAVARPPRARPRRPGPRAPAACRAVWAAALLAGLPSLASRRLRPLRGGAGSQCGEEPSDAFQALSLALLLLTCALPLAVSLLCSCLLSRRLRRPPRLGRARTTALRILFAVEAAFVGSWLPFGVLRAVFHLARLGALPLPCGLLLALRWGLGLATCLAFASCCANPLIYLLLDRSLRARAWRGLCGRAGRPARGGSSAASLPVDDGGRGCRERARTPAPSRLRARASPAQRFLPPGQQPGHPGPPAPAPPGPQRLPDSAPEPAQRSASSPRDNSLDTQDLPPQLPQDPSAFPTPRPSQPSAALPPPGTAGPSATATRTAWPPRVSCTSSPRTPAPSRPRARAAERSGSSNRDSSLDTQDLPLQLPQDPSAFPTPHLPDPAPKPAKRFLRRGQRILRPGQQPGLPGPPAPAPPGPQRLPDPAPSPPRARAARPGSGSSTRGSGPLRDGRAQQPGHPQVRGCFPALPRGRALAEPQPQPPKSCWLPLAALPANPYK from the exons ATGCGCCCCTCGGAGCCCTGGAGCGCCGGCAGCGCGGGGACGGCGCCCGCGGACTACTCgggctcgggctggggctggggcgcgggggcgccGGAGCCGTGCGCGGCCCCCGAGCTGCCCCACGGCCGCGCCCTGCTGCCCGCGCTCTACCTCCTGGCCTTCGCCGTGGGGCTGCCCGGCAACGCGGCGGTGCTGTGGCTGCTGGCCGGCCGGCGCGGGCCGCGGCGCCTCGTGGACACGTTCGCGCTGCACCTGGCGGCCGCCGACCTGGGGCTGCTGCTCCCGCTGCCGCTGTGGGCGttggcggcggcgcggggcggccgcTGGCCCTTCGGGGCCGCGCTCTGCAGGCTGAGCGGCTTCGCGCTGGCGGCCACGCGCTGCGCGGGCGCGCTCCTGCAGGCCGGCCTGAGCCTGGGCCGCTACCTGGCCGTGGCCCGGCCGCCgcgcgcgcgcccccgccgccccgggccccgcgcccccgccgcctgCCGCGCCGTGTGGGCCGCCGCGCTGCTGGCCGGCCTGCCCTCGCTGGCCTCCCGGCGGCTGCGGCCCCTGCGCGGCGGCGCGGGCAGCCAGTGCGGGGAGGAGCCGTCCGACGCCTTCCAGGCGCTGAGCCTGGCGCTGCTGCTGCTCACCTGCGCGCTGCCGCTGGCCGTCAGCctgctctgctcctgcctcctctcGCGCCGCCtgcgccgcccgccgcgcctgGGCCGCGCCCGCACGACCGCGCTGCGCATCCTCTTCGCCGTCGAGGCCGCCTTCGTGGGCTCCTGGCTGCCCTTCGGGGTGCTGCGGGCCGTCTTCCACCTGGCGCGCCTCGGGGCGCTGCCGCTGCCCTGCGGCCTGCTGCTGGCGCTGCGCTGGGGCCTCGGCCTCGCCACCTGCCTGGCCTTCGCCAGCTGCTGCGCCAACCCGCTCATCTACCTGCTGCTGGACCGCTCGCTGCGCGCGCGGGCCTGGCGCGGGCTGTGCGGGCGCGCGGGACGCCCGGCGCGCGGGGGCAGCTCGGCGGCCTCGCTCCCCGTGGACGACGGCGGCCGGGGGTGCCGGGAGCGAGCGCG gaccccagcgCCTTCCCGACTCCGCGCCCGAGCCAGCCCAGCACAGCGCTTCCTCCCCCCGGGACAACAGCCTGGACACCCAGGACCTcccgccccagctcccccaggaccccagcgCCTTCCCGACTCTGCGCCCGAGCCAGCCCAGCGCAGCGCTTCCTCCCCCCGGGACAACAGCCTGGACACCCAGGACCTcccgccccagctcccccaggaccccagcgCCTTCCCGACTCCGCGCCCGAGCCAGCCCAGCGCAGCGCTTCCTCCCCCCGGGACAGCGGGGCCCTCCGCGACGGCAACGCGCACAGCCTGGCCTCCCAGGGTCTCCTGCACCagctcccccaggaccccagcgCCTTCCCGACCCCGCGCCCGAGCCGCCGAGCGCAGCGGTTCCTCCAACCGGGACAGCAGCCTGGACACCCAGGACCTCCCGCTCCagctcccccaggaccccagcgCCTTCCCGACCCCGCACCTTCCAGACCCCGCGCCCAAGCCAGCCAAGCGCTTCCTCCGTCGGGGGCAGCGGATCCTCCGCCCGGGACAGCAGCCTGGCCTCCCAGGGCCTCCCGCTCCagctcccccaggaccccagcgCCTTCCCGACCCCGCACCTTCCCCACCCCGCGCCCGAGCCGCCCGCCCAGGCAGCGGTTCCTCCACCCGGGGCAGCGGGCCCCTCCGCGACGGGCGCGCACAGCAGCCGGGCCACCCGCAGGTGCGCGGGTGCTTTCCTGCTCTGCCGCGGGGGAGAGCGCTGGCcgaaccccagccccagccccccaaAAGCTGCTGGCTGCCTCTGGCTGCGCTTCCAGCGAACCCCTACAAGTAG